In Parasteatoda tepidariorum isolate YZ-2023 chromosome 2, CAS_Ptep_4.0, whole genome shotgun sequence, one DNA window encodes the following:
- the LOC122270518 gene encoding uncharacterized protein: protein MNENDENKSVFLVGNDEYGFYVESDVKEGYVEEIPAHENDEYSGGDQIVECDEYGFFVESECIGDFVAQNLTIENGENIRATYDFGGSGDPGIVENVSDEKHGVEEFQKNRKGTNLNGKGGDCITDVKRKKKGFWSSFKNLFCSCCGKK from the exons ATGAATGagaatgatgaaaataaaag tgttTTCCTAGTTGGCAATGATGAATATGGATTTTATGTTGAGTCTGATGTCAAAGAAGGTTATGTTGAGGAAATTCCAGCGCATGAGAATGATGAATATAGCGG tggtGACCAGATTGTTGAGTGTGATGAATACGGATTCTTTGTTGAATCTGAATGTATTGGGGATTTTGTTGCTCAAAATCTGACTATAGAGAATGGTGAAAATATAAG AGCGACGTATGATTTCGGAGGTTCTGGAGACCCCGGAattgttgaaaatgtttctGATGAGAAACATGGAGTTGAGGAATTTCAAAAGAACAG gaaggGGACCAATTTGAATGGTAAAGGAGGAGATTGCATTACagatgtgaaaagaaaaaagaaagggtTTTGGTCCTCcttcaaaaatctattttgttcCTGTTGCGGGAAAAAATAG